The following proteins come from a genomic window of Asterias amurensis chromosome 15, ASM3211899v1:
- the LOC139948481 gene encoding uncharacterized protein, translating into MSDNINRIFLWSVPRTVSTALVKCLSFVDGLQVVMEPYSSAFYAGPESKVKEQYVNSLAPTEREMFEKAWRNGEQDIHGYDESICTYGYVRDEILQVPYEDTKFLFCKDMAFHLVAKYHMLPMGFKYSFLIRHPAKVFVSWKKLLTKALGESFNQPGGDLLSLPSCMFPAGYGFKELYELTKYVEKELHQEPVILDIDDLLADPPRILSAYCHKIGIPYNPELLSWAEGSEVTNKWVISKALMHASNYAGPFGEALKSTGFHSPEPAPDLESLPADVEACVKASMEYYEKLYAKRIKPVTESVSQ; encoded by the coding sequence ATGTCTGATAACATAAATCGAATCTTTTTGTGGTCCGTACCTCGAACAGTCTCCACTGCGTTGGTTAAATGTCTCAGCTTTGTTGACGGCCTCCAGGTGGTTATGGAGCCGTATTCCAGTGCCTTCTATGCAGGACCAGAGAGTAAGGTGAAAGAACAGTATGTGAACTCGTTGGCCCCAACAGAGAGGGAAATGTTTGAAAAAGCTTGGAGAAACGGAGAGCAAGACATCCATGGTTACGATGAGTCAATCTGCACTTATGGCTACGTTAGAGACGAAATCTTACAAGTACCTTATGAAGATACCAAGTTCTTATTTTGTAAAGATATGGCTTTCCATCTGGTTGCAAAGTACCACATGCTTCCAATGGGCTTTAAATACAGCTTTCTGATACGGCATCCTGCCAAGGTTTTCGTATCATGGAAGAAATTACTTACCAAAGCTTTGGGGGAATCCTTTAATCAGCCAGGAGGCGACTTACTGTCCTTGCCTTCCTGCATGTTTCCTGCCGGGTATGGTTTCAAGGAGCTTTACGAGTTGACGAAGTACGTGGAGAAGGAGCTACATCAAGAGCCTGTCATTCTTGACATTGATGACCTCTTAGCTGACCCGCCCAGAATCTTGTCTGCCTACTGTCACAAGATCGGCATCCCATACAACCCAGAGCTTCTGTCTTGGGCAGAGGGGAGTGAAGTTACAAACAAATGGGTAATATCAAAGGCCTTAATGCATGCTAGCAATTATGCTGGTCCATTCGGAGAAGCCTTAAAGAGCACCGGGTTTCATAGCCCTGAACCTGCCCCTGACCTTGAGAGTCTACCTGCAGATGTCGAGGCTTGTGTGAAAGCGTCAATGGAATACTACGAGAAACTTTACGCAAAAAGAATCAAGCCTGTGACCGAGTCTGTGTCTCAGTAG